Proteins found in one Candidatus Saccharimonadales bacterium genomic segment:
- the sbcB gene encoding exodeoxyribonuclease I, translating into MAKTEFYFYDLETTGLDPKVDRIVQFAGIRTDENFEQIGDEFECYVRLSEEVIPSPWAVTTNGTTPQKTVEEGYTEAEFLRVVMPEICRPNTVILGFNTIGFDDQFMRYTLYRNFYDPYAWQYEDGRSRWDLMDVVRMVRALRPDGINWPTRDDGTESNRLEHLTTANSIPHEDAHDALGDVRVTIAVAKLLKTHQPKMFDYLFTHRTKDEVSKLVNLRKPQPLVYTSLAGTTVILPLSADTSSDSAGVLAYNLKVDPNTLVDLDDTTFEEQVFHLSRTPPRPSATVRFKLNACPALAPVGVLDAEAEKRIGLSIPQIEERLASLRDSKGLIERIVSFHREKPTYTTSDVDGQLYDHLIDNSQQPLMRKVREADAQGISKLDLSFTDARLKELLPRYKARNYPKSLDEQERSQWERYRAERIAASLPRFSKDLAAAISKAGHDEEKIFLLQELQLWVESIMPVAD; encoded by the coding sequence ATGGCTAAGACTGAGTTTTATTTTTACGACCTGGAAACAACGGGCCTTGACCCGAAAGTCGATCGGATCGTCCAGTTTGCCGGTATCCGGACGGATGAGAACTTTGAACAGATTGGCGATGAATTTGAATGCTATGTCAGACTGAGCGAAGAAGTTATACCATCACCTTGGGCAGTTACGACCAACGGTACCACTCCGCAGAAGACGGTTGAAGAAGGATACACTGAGGCCGAGTTTTTGCGCGTTGTCATGCCTGAGATCTGCCGGCCGAATACCGTCATCCTCGGTTTTAATACGATCGGCTTTGATGACCAGTTCATGCGCTATACACTCTACCGCAACTTCTATGATCCATACGCGTGGCAGTACGAGGACGGTAGGAGCCGGTGGGATCTGATGGATGTCGTCAGGATGGTCAGGGCGCTAAGACCGGATGGGATTAACTGGCCGACTCGCGACGATGGTACTGAGAGTAATCGACTTGAGCATCTGACTACCGCTAACAGCATCCCACACGAGGATGCTCATGATGCCCTTGGGGATGTCAGGGTGACCATCGCTGTCGCTAAGCTCCTGAAGACACACCAGCCGAAAATGTTCGACTATCTTTTTACTCATCGGACCAAAGATGAGGTGAGCAAACTCGTCAATCTACGAAAGCCCCAGCCGCTTGTCTATACGTCACTCGCTGGAACGACGGTCATTCTACCACTCTCAGCGGACACCTCTTCAGATAGCGCCGGGGTCCTGGCCTATAACTTGAAGGTCGACCCGAATACGCTTGTCGATCTCGATGACACTACCTTTGAAGAGCAGGTTTTTCACTTGTCTAGAACCCCACCCCGACCGTCGGCTACGGTTCGCTTTAAACTCAATGCCTGCCCCGCTCTCGCCCCGGTCGGCGTTCTGGATGCCGAGGCAGAGAAGAGAATCGGTTTAAGCATTCCCCAGATAGAAGAACGCCTGGCCTCGCTCCGAGATAGCAAAGGGCTTATCGAAAGAATCGTCAGCTTTCATCGAGAAAAACCGACCTATACTACGAGTGATGTCGACGGACAGCTCTACGATCATCTTATCGATAATAGTCAGCAGCCTCTGATGAGAAAAGTACGTGAGGCTGATGCGCAGGGGATCTCTAAACTCGATCTCTCGTTTACCGACGCAAGGTTAAAGGAACTTCTGCCTCGGTATAAAGCACGGAACTATCCCAAGAGCCTTGACGAGCAAGAGAGATCCCAGTGGGAACGCTACAGAGCGGAACGAATCGCCGCTTCCCTTCCCAGGTTTTCAAAAGATCTAGCCGCAGCAATCAGTAAAGCTGGTCACGATGAAGAAAAGATTTTTCTACTCCAAGAGCTGCAACTCTGGGTCGAGAGTATTATGCCTGTTGCTGACTGA